GTCCGTGGTCTTCGCGATCTCCAGCACGCGCGGGCTGAACTTCGCATCGTTCTCACCATCGGCGAGGAAGGCGAACACCTCCGCGACGGGGCGGTCGATCACGACGGTCGCCTGGAACTGTCCGACCATGGCTTCTCCTCGCTGGCTCGTTACCGAGACCCCTGACGTCCCCAGCGTCGCAGACCTCGCACGAAGGCACCCGCGCGGTGCGCGGGTGCCGGTCCGTTCGGGTGAAGGTGACGGTGAACGTGCGAGTGGAGACGGAGGTGGGCACCGCTGTCCCCGAAGCGGTACGCGGTGACCCCGGCGAGCACGAGTCGGCGGGCGACGGGGGAGGCCGAGGTCAAGCGGCACCGCTTTGGACGGACGGGCTTCCCCTGGTCCTCAGTCGCCCAGTCGCACGGGGAGTTCCTGCACGCTGTTGCCGACGAAGCTCGCGTGCCGCGTCAGCGCGGGCTCCGGCAGAGCCGGATCGAGGCCGGGGAAGCGCGTGAACAGCCGCTCCAGGGCGATGGTGGCCTCCATCCGCGCCAGCGGGGCGCCCAGGCAGTAGTGCGGGCCGTGCCCCAGTGAGAGGTGGCGGGCCTCCGAATGGCGCGTGACGTCGAAGCGGTCGGCGTCGTCGCCGTGGGCCGCCTTATCGCGGCCGGCGGCGGAGTAGCCGGCCAGCACCGGAGTGCCCTTGGGGATGACGGTGCCGTCGAAGGTGAGGTCCCTGGTCGGGTAGCGGAACGGGAAGTAGCTCACCGGGCTGTCCCAGCGCAGGGTCTCCTCCACCACGTCGGCCCAGCTCGCCTTGCCGTCCTGGACGAGGGTGAGCTGGTCCCGGTTGGCGCACAGCGCGCGGACCGCGTTGGTGATCAGGTTGAGTGTGGTCTCGTGCCCGGCGATGATCATCAGCAGCAGGGTGCCGATCAGCTCGTGCTCGCTGAGCCGGTCGCCGTCCTCCTCGCGGGCCGCGATCAGCGCGCTGGTGAGGTCGTCGCCCGGGTCCGCCATCCGGGCGGTGGCGACGGCGGTGAGTACGGCGACCAGTTCGCGGTTGGCGGCGATGGCCTCATCGGGGCTGATGTCCGTGGCGACGATCTGGTTCGACAGGTGGTGCAGCCGCTCGTGGTGCTCCGCGTCCACTCCGAGCAGTTCGCAGATGACACCCATGGGCAAGGGCATGGCGAAGTGCCGCCGCAGATCGGCCACACCGCCGCCGTCGGCCACGGCTGCCTGGAGGCCGTCCAGCAGGGACGCGGTGACCGTCTCGATGCGCGGCCTGAGCGCCTCCACCCGGCGCGCGGTGAACGCCTTGCTCACCAGTGCCCGCAGCCGCCGGTGCTTCGCACCATCGGCCGTGGTCATGCCCTGGACGGTAGCGAAGGTCTTCAGCGGCCAGCCGTCGGCGATCCGCCCCTCCCGCAGATCGGTGAAGTGCT
This DNA window, taken from Streptomyces sp. SCSIO 30461, encodes the following:
- a CDS encoding cytochrome P450 — translated: MPPHRMDPAGGCPHADNARLLAQGAVTPVVLPGGIEGMAVLGHDALKEFLAHPDVAKGAEHFTDLREGRIADGWPLKTFATVQGMTTADGAKHRRLRALVSKAFTARRVEALRPRIETVTASLLDGLQAAVADGGGVADLRRHFAMPLPMGVICELLGVDAEHHERLHHLSNQIVATDISPDEAIAANRELVAVLTAVATARMADPGDDLTSALIAAREEDGDRLSEHELIGTLLLMIIAGHETTLNLITNAVRALCANRDQLTLVQDGKASWADVVEETLRWDSPVSYFPFRYPTRDLTFDGTVIPKGTPVLAGYSAAGRDKAAHGDDADRFDVTRHSEARHLSLGHGPHYCLGAPLARMEATIALERLFTRFPGLDPALPEPALTRHASFVGNSVQELPVRLGD